From Danio aesculapii chromosome 18, fDanAes4.1, whole genome shotgun sequence, a single genomic window includes:
- the LOC130245856 gene encoding extracellular calcium-sensing receptor encodes MCNNVLLIVTLQCIITLLYVVYGNRLGTCILQGDPQPPVLFDEGDFIIGGAFSIHYYLRTEKHTYTIRPKSLECSGSMDFRELRFARVLQFAIQEINNSSDLLPGIKLGYRIYDSCGSVPMAVKVSFQLANGLDLIFNDTDSCSKSAAVAALVGESGSTPSISISRLYGPFGIPQVSHYATCACLSDKRQHPTFFRTIPSDHHQAAALARMVKRFGWTWIGAVRSDSDYGNNGMASFLKAAEEEGICVEYSEAYYRTQPRSKLKRVADVIRRSTARVIVAFLASGDMRLLLEELSQQPPPPMQWIGSESWVTDPEMLRFNMCIGGVGFAIPRSVIPGFRTFLLDLSPQQAMKFPLLKEFWESSFSCSLKQQTGPSGMPACDGTEDLGTLKNPYTDTSQLRISNMVYKATYAIAHALHGIVCNEKQCNKNIKVEPRQVFDKLKQVKLSKNNYSVSFDTYGDPVAVYELVNWQLQGDGSIDFVTVGKYDASQPKGQEFSLNRAVIWYDGSEKVPVSVCSESCPPGTRKAVQKGRPVCCYDCINCADGEISNDTDCLDCHECLSDYWPNNEKNKCLRKPVEFLSWDEILGIVLAAFSVSGSLLALSMALVFYKNRASPIVRANNSELSFLLLFSLTLCFLCSLTFIGQPTEWSCMLRHTAFGITFVLCISCVLGKTIVVLMAFKATLPGSNVMKWFGPPQQRLSVFGFTLVQIIICVLWLTISPPFPYKNMQHYKDKIILECSLGSAVGFWAVLGYIGLLAFLCFVLAFLGRKLPDNFNEAKLITFSMLIFCAVWITFVPAYVSSPGKFTVAVEIFAILASSFGLILCIFAPKFFIIIFRPEQNTKKHIMGKVPSKAL; translated from the exons ATGTgtaataatgttttgttaatCGTGACACTACAGTGTATCATCACGCTATTGTATGTTGTGTATGGGAACCGTTTAGGTACCTGCATCCTCCAAGGTGACCCTCAGCCTCCTGTTCTCTTCGACGAAGGAGACTTTATCATTGGAGGTGCTTTTAGCATCCATTACTATTTGAGGACAGAAAAGCACACCTATACTATTCGGCCAAAATCATTAGAGTGCAGTGGCAG CATGGACTTCAGAGAACTGCGCTTTGCCCGTGTCTTGCAGTTCGCCATCCAAGAGATCAACAACAGCTCCGATCTCTTGCCGGGCATTAAATTAGGGTACCGCATATATGACTCTTGTGGCTCTGTGCCAATGGCAGTCAAGGTGTCATTTCAGCTTGCCAACGGATTAGATCTCATATTTAACGACACTGATTCTTGTTCGAAATCTGCTGCGGTTGCCGCACTAGTCGGAGAATCTGGCTCCACGCCGTCTATAAGCATTTCAAGACTTTACGGTCCATTTGGAATTCCACAG GTGAGTCATTACGCAACATGCGCGTGTCTCAGTGACAAGCGACAGCACCCTACTTTCTTCAGGACCATCCCCAGTGATCACCATCAAGCGGCCGCACTGGCGCGGATGGTCAAGCGCTTCGGGTGGACGTGGATCGGAGCTGTGCGCAGTGATTCTGACTACGGAAATAATGGCATGGCATCATTCCTGAAAGCAGCAGAGGAGGAGGGAATTTGTGTGGAATATTCTGAGGCCTACTACAGGACCCAACCGCGCAGCAAATTGAAGAGAGTCGCTGATGTCATCCGAAGATCAACGGCTCGTGTCATAGTTGCTTTTCTGGCTTCAGGAGACATGCGACTTCTACTAGAAGAGTTAAGCCAACAGCCTCCTCCGCCGATGCAATGGATCGGCAGCGAGTCGTGGGTTACAGATCCAGAAATGTTGCGCTTTAATATGTGTATTGGTGGCGTGGGTTTCGCAATCCCGCGATCTGTTATCCCTGGCTTTCGTACGTTTCTACTTGACCTGTCTCCACAGCAAGCAATGAAATTTCCACTGCTGAAAGAATTCTGGGAAAGCTCATTTAGTTGTAGTCTAAAACAGCAGACAGGTCCTTCTGGTATGCCCGCATGTGATGGCACAGAGGACCTTGGCACGTTAAAGAACCCGTACACAGACACGTCCCAGTTGCGCATCTCTAACATGGTGTACAAAGCCACATATGCTATAGCTCATGCACTCCATGGCATTGTCTGCAACGAAAAGCAGTGCAACAAAAACATCAAGGTTGAGCCCCGACag GTTTTTGATAAGCTCAAACAAGTGAAAttatctaaaaataattattcagtTTCGTTTGACACTTATGGAGACCCTGTGGCCGTGTATGAACTTGTGAACTGGCAGCTTCAGGGAGATGGTTCAATTGATTTTGTAACTGTGGGTAAATATGATGCATCCCAACCCAAAGGCCAAGAATTCAGCCTGAACAGAGCTGTCATTTGGTATGATGGCAGTGAAAAG GTGCCTGTGTCTGTGTGCAGTGAAAGCTGTCCACCGGGTACTCGGAAGGCTGTCCAAAAAGGAAGACCTGTCTGCTGTTACGACTGCATTAACTGTGCCGATGGAGAAATCAGCAATGATACAG ATTGTTTAGATTGTCATGAATGTCTTTCTGACTACTGGCCCAATAATGAGAAGAACAAGTGTCTTCGCAAACCAGTGGAGTTTCTGTCTTGGGATGAGATCCTTGGAATTGTTCTGGCTGCTTTTTCTGTTTCTGGCTCATTATTGGCTTTAAGTATGGCTTTAGTGTTTTATAAAAACAGGGCTTCTCCAATAGTGAGAGCCAACAACTCTGAGCTGAGCTTCTTGCTGCTCTTCTCGCTGACTCTGTGTTTCCTCTGTTCACTCACTTTCATTGGTCAGCCCACTGAGTGGTCCTGTATGTTGCGTCACACAGCATTTGGGATCACTTTTGTCCTCTGTATCTCCTGCGTTCTGGGGAAAACAATAGTGGTGTTAATGGCCTTCAAAGCTACACTTCCAGGAAGTAATGTCATGAAATGGTTTGGGCCTCCTCAACAGAGACTCAGTGTTTTTGGTTTCACTCTTGTACAGATTATTATATGTGTGCTTTGGTTAACAATATCCCCACCATTTCCTTACAAGAATATGCAGCACTACAAAGACAAGATCATTCTAGAATGCAGTTTAGGGTCAGCTGTTGGTTTCTGGGCTGTGCTGGGTTACATAGGCCTCCTAGCTTTCCTATGTTTTGTTTTAGCTTTTCTGGGTCGGAAGCTGCCTGATAACTTTAATGAGGCTAAATTAATCACCTTCAGTATGCTCATATTCTGTGCTGTTTGGATCACATTTGTTCCAGCTTATGTCAGTTCTCCAGGGAAATTTACTGTGGCTGTAGAGATTTTTGCCATTTTAGCTTCAAGCTTTGGTTTGATTCTCTGTATTTTCGCTCCTaagtttttcattattatatttcgGCCAGAACAGAatacaaaaaaacacataatGGGTAAAGTACCATCAAAAGCCCTTTAA